In one window of Gossypium hirsutum isolate 1008001.06 chromosome A01, Gossypium_hirsutum_v2.1, whole genome shotgun sequence DNA:
- the LOC107917542 gene encoding uncharacterized protein, producing the protein MVCFCFLVDQRHMLMSSKPAAGTCLRCRSGASVGLMKTVTRFCYVPIYWKSWKAIICTFCGAVLKSYR; encoded by the coding sequence ATGGTGTGCTTTTGTTTCCTAGTGGACCAAAGGCATATGCTGATGAGCAGCAAGCCGGCAGCCGGGACATGCTTGCGGTGCCGCAGCGGAGCAAGTGTCGGGCTCATGAAAACGGTTACCCGTTTTTGTTATGTCCCAATTTATTGGAAATCTTGGAAGGCTATAATCTGCACATTTTGTGGAGCTGTTCTTAAATCTTACAGATGA